A genomic stretch from Acetobacter ascendens includes:
- a CDS encoding 3'-5' exonuclease yields the protein MILFFDTETTGLPDRYTPLNSDRQPHCVQLAALLTEDDGTERASLNLIVHPDGWTIPEAAAKVHGITTEMAQRCGVREAIAAAAFYDLTKKADLLVAHNIKFDVQIIDIMFARVPRGWRLLGEKFCTMDAAAPLVNLPPTERMIATGIDKPKAPKLEECIKHFFNEELKGAHDAMVDVLACARLFFHLRDVEGAAA from the coding sequence ATGATCCTCTTTTTTGATACGGAGACTACAGGCCTACCCGACCGGTACACTCCCCTCAATTCCGACCGGCAGCCGCATTGCGTGCAGCTTGCGGCCCTGCTGACAGAAGATGATGGAACGGAACGCGCAAGTCTGAATCTGATCGTTCACCCTGATGGGTGGACGATACCGGAAGCGGCGGCAAAGGTTCATGGCATCACAACGGAAATGGCGCAGCGTTGCGGTGTGCGCGAAGCAATCGCAGCCGCAGCCTTCTATGATCTGACCAAAAAGGCCGATCTTCTGGTTGCGCACAATATCAAATTCGATGTGCAGATCATCGACATCATGTTTGCACGTGTGCCGCGTGGATGGCGTCTGCTGGGCGAGAAGTTCTGCACGATGGATGCAGCCGCCCCGCTGGTGAACCTGCCACCAACAGAACGCATGATCGCTACGGGCATCGACAAGCCCAAAGCACCGAAACTGGAAGAATGTATCAAGCACTTCTTCAATGAAGAACTCAAAGGCGCTCACGATGCCATGGTGGACGTTCTGGCCTGTGCTCGTCTGTTCTTCCATTTGCGCGATGTGGAAGGAGCCGCAGCATGA
- a CDS encoding site-specific integrase, whose translation MKEGGTFSALCEAWLRSAHYIGLKPSTQRGYRNIVRRMQLEDFADHQVRYFTTPHIRAFIGRKSKTPAAANHWLKMFGMIFQYAVDRGEIERNPATGISRMKEKSVGAKSWEDSEIAQYENYWPSGSTARLALYLLLYTGQRRSDVVRMGWADIQEDGLLSVQQMKTGTRLLIPLHPALAREIDQAPKTHSTFLTIEDGKPFSVHVFSHRVTKWVEMCGIKERLSPHGLRKAAARRMAEAGCSPHQIASITGHKTLSEIERYTKAADQARLAREAVLKIGRGSFTKS comes from the coding sequence ATGAAAGAAGGCGGTACATTCTCCGCTTTATGTGAGGCGTGGCTACGCTCAGCGCATTACATAGGGCTGAAACCATCAACACAACGCGGATACAGAAATATCGTGCGCCGTATGCAACTGGAGGATTTTGCAGATCATCAGGTCAGATATTTCACCACTCCCCATATAAGAGCATTTATTGGCAGGAAGTCCAAAACACCAGCAGCGGCTAATCACTGGCTGAAAATGTTTGGTATGATTTTCCAGTATGCTGTCGATAGAGGAGAAATTGAACGGAACCCGGCCACAGGTATCTCTCGCATGAAAGAAAAGAGTGTTGGAGCAAAGTCGTGGGAAGATTCTGAGATAGCTCAATATGAAAACTATTGGCCCTCTGGTTCCACAGCGCGGCTGGCGCTGTATCTGCTTCTTTACACCGGACAGAGGCGCAGTGATGTGGTTCGTATGGGATGGGCTGATATTCAGGAAGACGGGCTACTATCAGTGCAGCAAATGAAGACTGGCACACGGTTACTCATTCCCCTTCACCCAGCATTAGCGAGGGAAATTGACCAAGCCCCTAAAACGCATTCTACATTTCTCACGATCGAAGACGGGAAACCTTTTTCAGTTCATGTGTTCTCCCATCGTGTTACGAAATGGGTTGAAATGTGCGGGATAAAAGAGCGCCTTTCACCACACGGGCTTCGCAAGGCTGCGGCCCGCAGAATGGCAGAGGCAGGATGCTCACCTCATCAAATCGCTTCCATTACTGGCCACAAGACGTTGAGCGAGATAGAGCGTTACACGAAGGCGGCAGATCAAGCACGTCTGGCAAGAGAAGCAGTGCTAAAAATAGGGCGCGGGAGTTTTACAAAATCCTGA
- a CDS encoding DNA/RNA non-specific endonuclease, with translation MSLRVAKICLGMAVACLPVSGAWAQENAACQAFGPENRLPTITRPFMLKQTELLCNTGYAVLVSSVTHTPLWAAEHLQANNVRLAERLMRAGTFYEDSRWPDGSRDQDYKKSGYSRGHMAPSADQPTPTAQFETFAYSNMVPQSITLNQGIWARIEYTVRELAVQEGDLYVVTGPAFHGHPIPTIGADHVFVPSSTWKAVYSARRQAAGVYVCKNAQRSPHCDQVTVATLIRNTGVDPFPGVADNIKQSFWRLPSPRKIRR, from the coding sequence ATGAGTTTGCGTGTTGCTAAAATATGCTTGGGCATGGCTGTGGCGTGCCTGCCAGTTTCTGGTGCTTGGGCGCAGGAAAACGCAGCATGTCAGGCTTTTGGGCCAGAAAACAGATTGCCCACAATAACGCGGCCTTTCATGTTGAAGCAGACAGAACTGCTTTGTAACACCGGCTATGCTGTTTTGGTTTCATCTGTCACGCACACACCTTTGTGGGCAGCGGAGCATTTGCAGGCAAATAATGTACGCCTTGCAGAACGCTTGATGCGTGCTGGCACTTTTTATGAAGATTCCCGCTGGCCAGATGGAAGCCGAGATCAGGATTACAAAAAATCTGGCTACAGCAGGGGGCACATGGCGCCCAGTGCGGATCAGCCAACCCCTACAGCACAATTTGAAACTTTTGCGTATTCTAACATGGTACCGCAATCCATTACGCTCAATCAGGGCATTTGGGCACGTATTGAATATACAGTGCGGGAACTGGCTGTGCAGGAAGGTGATTTATATGTGGTCACCGGCCCTGCTTTTCATGGTCATCCTATTCCAACTATTGGGGCAGACCACGTGTTTGTGCCGTCTTCTACATGGAAGGCTGTGTATTCCGCCCGGCGTCAAGCTGCGGGCGTATATGTCTGCAAGAACGCACAACGTTCTCCACATTGCGATCAGGTGACTGTAGCAACCCTTATTCGCAATACAGGGGTAGATCCGTTTCCGGGTGTGGCGGATAACATTAAGCAGAGTTTCTGGCGCTTGCCGTCACCACGTAAAATACGGCGGTAA
- a CDS encoding recombinase RecT, with translation MSNALTATGGFAIDGMQGAMKLATAMASAKMVPQHLQGSPGDCLMVIEQAMRWQMSPFAVAQATAVVRGKMCFEGKLVAAAIQTSGILEGRLRYDFEGDGENRKVICSGHIRGESKERTVEVTLGSAKTNNEWWEKTPDQMLTYHAARVWARRHAPEVMLGVYSPDEFDEPRNQREAIDVTPDANATLTPPAQRELTEEERHERYVTLYTRRANACTNTECCDDLWKAWDEKIDQAREMGKPIPSGTVDAVRNIISERIEAFKEKAYTNAPVDGVPA, from the coding sequence ATGAGTAATGCACTGACAGCGACAGGCGGCTTTGCAATTGATGGGATGCAAGGAGCTATGAAGCTGGCTACGGCTATGGCGTCTGCAAAGATGGTGCCACAGCATTTGCAAGGGAGCCCGGGCGATTGCCTTATGGTTATTGAGCAAGCGATGCGCTGGCAGATGTCACCCTTTGCTGTAGCTCAGGCTACCGCCGTTGTGCGTGGAAAGATGTGTTTCGAAGGTAAGCTGGTCGCAGCGGCTATCCAGACGAGTGGAATACTTGAGGGGCGTCTGCGCTACGATTTTGAAGGAGACGGAGAAAATCGGAAGGTGATCTGCTCGGGGCATATCCGCGGCGAAAGCAAAGAGCGCACGGTTGAGGTCACTCTTGGGAGTGCCAAGACAAACAACGAATGGTGGGAAAAAACCCCTGACCAGATGCTGACATATCACGCAGCGCGGGTGTGGGCTCGGCGGCATGCTCCAGAAGTTATGCTAGGTGTTTATTCTCCTGATGAATTTGATGAGCCTCGCAACCAGCGGGAAGCAATAGATGTGACGCCTGATGCAAATGCAACCCTGACACCCCCCGCCCAGCGCGAACTGACAGAAGAAGAGCGCCACGAACGATACGTCACACTGTATACACGACGCGCCAACGCATGCACAAACACGGAATGCTGTGATGATCTGTGGAAGGCGTGGGATGAGAAGATCGATCAGGCACGCGAGATGGGGAAACCAATACCCTCTGGAACAGTTGACGCCGTTCGGAATATTATCTCGGAACGCATAGAGGCTTTCAAGGAAAAGGCTTACACAAACGCACCCGTTGATGGAGTGCCGGCATGA
- a CDS encoding helix-turn-helix transcriptional regulator, with amino-acid sequence MGEITPRLLSAEEAARYVGLSRPAFQATIGKEIPPIKTGVRRLIWDRLALDRWIDSQSGINNQEAPKEVNPLDALM; translated from the coding sequence ATGGGTGAGATCACACCACGGCTTTTGTCAGCAGAGGAAGCGGCGCGATATGTAGGCCTGTCCCGACCTGCATTTCAGGCTACTATCGGGAAAGAAATTCCGCCCATTAAGACCGGCGTGCGCCGCTTGATATGGGACAGGCTGGCTCTTGATCGCTGGATTGATTCCCAATCCGGTATCAATAATCAGGAAGCGCCCAAAGAAGTTAATCCATTAGACGCATTGATGTGA